The following proteins come from a genomic window of Gossypium raimondii isolate GPD5lz chromosome 5, ASM2569854v1, whole genome shotgun sequence:
- the LOC105769047 gene encoding uncharacterized protein LOC105769047 translates to MAATFTRGSPSINSLFFKPIMRKYCTKGTDAVREPMKVEAEEVKKRSSMEGSCCWVPHDRTGIYYPKGQEKVMADVPAPAAKDTAAVHWFSYD, encoded by the exons ATGGCAGCAACGTTTACTAGAGGATCACCTTCAATCAATTCCTTATTTTTCAA GCCGATAATGAGGAAATACTGCACAAAGGGCACGGATGCGGTTCGAGAGCCGATGAAAGTGGAGGCGGAGGAAGTGAAGAAGAGGAGTAGCATGGAAGGGAGTTGCTGCTGGGTTCCTCATGACCGAACTGGAATTTATTACCCCAAGGGCCAAGAAAAGGTCATGGCTGATGTTCCTGCACCTGCTGCCAAAGATACTGCTGCCGTTCATTGGTTTTCCTATGATTAG
- the LOC105769046 gene encoding chaperone protein dnaJ 8, chloroplastic, with product MASAIGMIGGKGCSSWMQVKEKGKKKMANRVRVYCSSAPSVMDPYKTLRIQPGASESEVKKAFRQLALQYHPDVCRGSNCGVQFQTINEAYDILMSRLRGETKAAEVYEEEIDEPMRGMDDSDWDLWEEWMGWEGAGIRDYSSHINPYI from the exons ATGGCGAGTGCTATTGGGATGATTGGTGGGAAGGGTTGTTCCTCGTGGATGCAAGTtaaggaaaagggaaagaagAAGATGGCCAACAGAGTTAGAGTTTATTGTTCTTCTGCTCCGTCGGTGATGGATCCTTATAAAACTCTCAGGATCCAACCCGGCGCCTCTGAATCTGAAGTCAAAAAGGCCTTCAGGCAACTTGCCCTTCAG TATCATCCGGACGTTTGCAGAGGAAGCAATTGTGGGGTTCAGTTTCAAACGATCAATGAAGCTTATGAT ATATTGATGAGTAGATTGAGAGGAGAAACAAAGGCAGCAGAAGTGTATGAGGAAGAGATAGATGAGCCAATGAGAGGAATGGATGATTCAGATTGGGATTTGTGGGAAGAATGGATGGGATGGGAAGGAGCTGGTATTCGTGACTATTCTTCCCATATCAATCCCTACATTTGA
- the LOC105769043 gene encoding putative 12-oxophytodienoate reductase 11, producing MEDTTIQPLLAPFKLGKFNLSHRIVLAPLTRQRSYNNVPQPHAILYYSQRASKGGLLLAEGTGVSDTAQGYQYTPGIWTKEQVEAWKPIVDAVHAKGGIFFCQIAHVGRVSNTGFQPNGQPPISCTDKALTPQLQASGVDVADFSPPRRLRTDEIPQIVNDFRIAARNAMEAGFDGVEIHGAHGFLIEQFLKDQVNDRTDQYGGSLENRCRFALEIVEAVASEIGADKVGIRLSPYTEFMESVDSDPQALGLYMVEALNKYGILYCHMVEPRIKIGMEVCESPQSLVPMRKAFNGSFIAAGGYGRDDGNDAVAENRADLVAYGRLFLANPDLPRRFELGAPLNKYDRSSFYTSDPVIGYTDYPFLGDNGDA from the exons ATGGAAGATACCACCATTCAACCTCTTCTCGCCCCCTTCAAACTTGGCAAATTCAATCTTTCTCATAG AATTGTATTGGCTCCATTGACTAGACAAAGATCTTACAATAATGTTCCTCAACCACATGCCATTCTATACTATTCCCAGAGAGCTTCCAAAGGAGGTCTTTTGCTGGCTGAGGGTACTGGAGTTTCTGATACAGCTCAAGG GTATCAATATACACCTGGTATATGGACGAAAGAGCAAGTTGAGGCCTGGAAACCCATTGTTGATGCTGTTCATGCGAAAGGTGGAATTTTCTTTTGTCAGATTGCGCATGTTGGAAGGGTTTCAAATACag GTTTTCAGCCAAATGGACAACCTCCAATCTCCTGTACTGATAAGGCGTTGACACCACAACTGCAAGCTAGTGGAGTAGATGTTGCGGACTTCTCACCTCCGAGGCGATTACGGACTGATGAAATTCCCCAGATTGTCAATGATTTCAGAATTGCAGCAAGGAATGCTATGGAAGCTG GTTTTGATGGAGTTGAGATTCATGGAGCTCATGGCTTCCTAATAGAACAGTTTTTGAAAGATCAAGTGAATGATCGGACAGATCAATATGGGGGGTCATTAGAAAACCGATGCCGGTTTGCCTTAGAGATAGTTGAAGCTGTTGCCAGTGAAATAGGAGCAGATAAAGTGGGAATAAGGCTATCTCCCTATACAGAATTCATGGAGTCAGTGGACTCTGATCCACAAGCATTAGGCCTCTACATGGTTGAGGCCTTGAACAAATACGGAATTCTCTACTGCCATATGGTGGAGCCAAGAATTAAAATAGGGATGGAAGTGTGTGAAAGTCCTCAAAGTCTTGTGCCAATGAGAAAGGCATTTAATGGCAGTTTCATCGCTGCTGGGGGCTATGGTAGAGATGATGGAAACGATGCTGTGGCTGAGAACCGAGCTGATCTTGTTGCTTACGGTCGATTGTTTTTGGCCAATCCGGATTTGCCAAGGAGATTTGAGCTTGGTGCCCCTCTTAATAAGTATGACAGGAGTAGTTTCTATACATCTGATCCAGTCATTGGTTACACTGATTACCCATTTCTTGGAGATAATGGCGATGCTTAA
- the LOC105769044 gene encoding 12-oxophytodienoate reductase 2-like, which produces MEDTTIQPLLTPYKLGKFNLSHRIVLAPLTRQRSYNNVPQPHAILYYSQRASKGGLLLAEATGVSDTAQGYPDAPGIWTKEQVEAWKPIVDAVHAKGGIFFCQIWHVGRVSNTGLQPNGQAPISSTDKALTPQLRASEVDIADFSPPRRLRTDEIPQIVNDFRIAARNVMEAGFDGVEIHGAHGYLIEQFLKDQVNDRTDQYGGSLENRCRFALEIVEAVAKEIGADKVGIRLSPYTEFMESVDSDPQALGLYMVEALNKYGILYCHMVEPRIKIGMEVCESPQSLVPMRKAFNGSFIAAGGYGRDDGNDAVAENRADLVAYGRLFLANPDLPRRFELGAPLNKYDRSSFYTSDPVIGYTDYPFLEDNGNA; this is translated from the exons ATGGAAGATACCACCATTCAACCTCTTCTCACCCCCTACAAACTTGGCAAATTCAATCTTTCTCATAG AATTGTATTGGCTCCATTGACTAGACAAAGATCTTACAATAATGTTCCTCAACCACATGCCATTCTATACTATTCCCAGAGAGCTTCCAAAGGAGGTCTTTTGCTGGCTGAGGCTACTGGAGTTTCTGATACAGCTCAAGG GTATCCAGATGCACCTGGTATATGGACGAAAGAGCAAGTTGAGGCCTGGAAACCCATTGTTGATGCTGTTCATGCGAAAGGTGGAATTTTCTTTTGTCAGATTTGGCATGTTGGAAGGGTTTCAAATACag GTTTGCAGCCAAATGGACAAGCTCCAATCTCCTCTACTGATAAGGCGTTGACACCACAACTGCGAGCTAGTGAAGTAGATATTGCGGACTTCTCACCTCCGAGGCGATTACGGACTGATGAAATTCCCCAGATTGTCAATGATTTCAGAATTGCAGCAAGGAATGTTATGGAAGCTG GTTTTGATGGAGTTGAGATTCATGGAGCTCATGGCTACCTAATAGAACAGTTTTTGAAAGATCAAGTAAATGATCGAACAGATCAATATGGGGGATCATTAGAAAACCGGTGCCGGTTTGCCTTAGAGATAGTCGAAGCTGTTGCCAAAGAAATAGGAGCAGATAAAGTCGGAATAAGGCTATCTCCCTACACAGAATTCATGGAGTCGGTGGACTCTGATCCACAAGCATTAGGCCTCTACATGGTTGAGGCCTTGAACAAATACGGAATTCTCTACTGCCATATGGTGGAGCCAAGAATTAAAATAGGGATGGAGGTGTGTGAAAGTCCTCAAAGTCTTGTGCCAATGAGAAAGGCATTTAATGGCAGTTTCATCGCTGCTGGGGGCTATGGTAGAGATGATGGAAACGATGCTGTGGCTGAGAACCGAGCTGATCTTGTTGCTTACGGTCGATTGTTTTTGGCCAATCCGGATTTGCCAAGGAGATTTGAGCTTGGTGCCCCTCTTAATAAGTATGACAGGAGTAGTTTCTATACATCTGATCCAGTCATTGGTTACACTGATTACCCATTTCTTGAAGATAATGGCAATGCTTAA